Genomic segment of Candidatus Binatia bacterium:
GTCGTGGTCGTCGTGGTCGTGCAGCGCGTGCGCGTGGCCGTGATCGTCCTCGGGGATGACCACGCCGGCGGGGATCGGCTCCGCGGTGTAGTCGCGCTTCATCACCTCGCTCTGCCAGAGCAGGAACGGCCAGCCGCGGAAGTTGTCGGTCGGGCGCCACTTGAGCGTGAAGTCCGCGCCATAGACGAACGTGCGCGCCGAGCCGCCGGTCGAGTTCGGACCGAACAGCCCAGAGAAGCCGAGCAGCGCCGAGACCTCGTCGCCGAAGCTCCACGCCGTCGCCGAGCGGACGAGGTAGAGCAGGTCGCCGAGGTTGCGCGTCTCGGTATCGATGCCGGGGCGACCGCCGATCCCTTCGGGCGCGAGGAAGCTCGTCGTGAGCTCGCCCTCGTTGGCGTTCTGCACGCCGACGTAGAGCTCGGAGAACAGCGGCACCGGCAGCAGCCACGACAGGCGAGCGCCCGGCGAGCGCAGCCCCTCACCGCCGAACATGCGGGTGTTGATGATCGGCTGGTCGATCCACGGCCAGGAGTGCGGGTGCGTCGGGTTGATGCGTCCGAACTCCGTCAAGTAGTAGCCGGCTCGCAGCTGCAGACCCCACGGTAGCCGTCGCGTCGTGCCGTACGCTTCCTCGAGCTCGACGCCGTCCGGCGTGAACAGGATGTAGGTGACCGCGTCGAAGTACGGGTCGACGGCGCCGAAGAAGCCGAGCTCGGCCTGCTGGAAGGTGAAGCCGCGGCGGTCCGGATCGTGCGCGCCGCCCTGCAGCGTCCGGATCTCGGCGTCGTTCGCGGTCGACCAGCCGGCGGCGACCATGAGGTCGATCGACGGCTCGAGGAGGCGCAGCGTCGCCTGGCCCGGCAACGGTCTGCTGAAGAGCGTGCCCGGCGGCGAGGAAGCCGCTGTGTGGTCGTGCGGCCCGCTCGCCCCATCGCCTGGGGCGCTGGTGCTCGGCGGCGGCGACGACGCGGCGAGCGGCGCCTGGGTCGGCTGCTCCGGGGTGGCCTGTGACGTCACCGAAGTCGCCGTCGTTGTGGTCGCTGCCCTCGTTACCGGCAGCACGCCGCGCGGCGCGCCAACGGCGCCTTGCGAGCCCGCGTGCGGCGAGCCCGCGTCCTGCTCGAGCTCGGCGATCGCGCGATCGAGCGCGCTGCGCGAGCGCGCGTCCTCATCCGCATCCGCTGCGAGCTTCGCGTCCACTCCGGGCGCCGGAGCGCGCTTCTCCTGCTGCTGCTGCTGCGCCAGCTCCGGCGCGATGCGCCGCAGCAGCTCGAGCATCTCGTCGAGCTGTCGCTGACGCTCGCGATCGCGGCGCTCGAGCTCCGCGATCTGCGCCTTCAACGCCTCGATCTCCGCGCGCTCGTCGGCTCGGGCGTTCGCGAGCGGCAGCAGCAACGCGAGCGCGAGCGACGCGCACGCGATGCGCGTCCTCTTCGTGACGTCGGTCCCCGACATCGACCCATCCTCCCGGCTCGTGGACGTGCCACGAGCCCACCAGCACGCCGTGCGGCGTGGTCGCCTGACGCCGCTCGAGCGAGCGGCGGCGTCGACGCGGCACGTGGCCGCGCCTGCTCCTCAGAGCGCGACGACGGGAGGGCTGCGCGGCGCGTGCCGCGCGACGAGGGAGATCCCCGCGGCAGGCGGGGGCGTGCAGGGCGTCCAGGGCCGCACCGCGTTCGGCGGCGTCGGCGTGCTGGACGGCGCGAGCAGCGCGGGGCGGTGCGAGAGGGCTTGGCAGGCCGGGCAGGGAGCGTCCGCGTGCTGCGCGCGCGCCGCGTACGCCGAGGTCTCGCCGATCGCTTCGGGGTGCTGCGCCGCGTGAACGTGCGGCAGCAGCGTCTGGCAGAGGAGCGTCAGCGCCAGGAACAGCGCCGCGCGCCAGCCGGGACGCCGCGTGCGCGCCGTCGCGGGCCTCGAGCGAAGGTTCGTGTGACGGATCGTGCTCACCCCGATTGGCGCCCTCGGAACTCGCGGTCGTTACCAGCCGTGCTCCGGCGCGGCAAGCGCAACGCGCAGCGGGCGCAACAGCGACCAAAGCGTAATCGCAACTCGATTGCAACTACAATCGTGGGAGCGCTCCGTGAAAACGACGCGTTTGCTGCTCTTGGTGCAGGGCCCGTCGTTCCGCTACAGCAGGCGCGGCCGCTCATGGAAGCCTTCCTCCTGTCGGGCGCCGCCGGAACCCTGACGCTCGGCGGCGGACTTCTCGCGCTGCGCTTGCAAGCGTACCGCGCGTACATCTTCGCCTTCTGCGGCGGGGCGCTGATCGCGGCGGCGCTGTTCGAGATCCTGCCCGAGGCGCTCGAGCTGCTGGGCTCCGTCGAGTCGGGCTTCGACGCCGGAGACCTGCTGCTCGCCTGCGGGCTCGGCTACTTCGCGTTCTACGTCATCGACCACATCGCGCACGGCGGCCACGTCCACCACGGCGCCGCGCACGAGGACACGCACCAGGCCGGGCTGTGGGGCGCGCTCGGCCTCGGCCTGCACAGCTTCTTCGACGGCTTCGCGATCGGGCAGGGCTTCCAGGCGGGCCACAGCCTCGGCTGGGCGATCGCGCTCGGGGTGACGCTGCACAAGCTCGCCGACGGCATCAGCGTCGCCGGCATCATGCTCGGGACGCAGCACAGCCTGCGCGCGACGCGCGCGATGGTTTACCTGGTCGCGGCGGCGCCGATCGCGGGCTTCTTCGCGCAGTCGTTCGTCGCGCTCGGCAGCGCCGTGCTGGCGCTGCTGCTCGGCTGGTTCGCCGGCATCTTCGTCTACCTGGGCGCGAGCAGCCTGCTGCCCGCCGCGCACGAGACCAGCCGCTCGCGCTTGCTGATGGTCGCGACGCTCGCCGGCGCGGCGTTCATCCTCGCCGCCCAGTGGTTGTCGCATTGATGGCGAACGAGGGAAGCTCGCACGCCGCGCACCGGGCGTGCGTTCGCCCTCTTGCCGGCGGCGACCGCGACGGATGAGGAAACCGATGGGCGCCGTCACCGTCGAGCGTAGCGTGCTGTTCGCCGACATCGTCGGCAGCACGCGGCTCGTCGTCGAGCAGGGCGACGACGCAGCGCGGGTCCTGCTCGTGCGCTACGTCGACCTGCTCGCGACCACCGCACAGCAGTGCGGCGGCGAGGTCGCGAACCGGCTCGGCGACGAGGTGCTGTGCATCTTCGAGCATGCGGACGACGCCGCCGGGGCTGCCGCCGCGCTGCACGAGGCGGTCGACGCCGCGTCCGTCCAGGATCGTCTGCCACGCCCGATCCGGCTGCGCATCGGATTCCTGCACGGCCCGGTCGTGCGCTCGCGCGAGGCTGGTTCGGCGGCACGGTGCACAAGGCGGCGCGTCTCGTCGCGCTCGCGAAGGCGGGGCAGATCCTCACCACGCGCGCGACGCTCGAGCGTCTCTCGCCGCGCTGGCGTCAGGCGGCGCGCTGGTTCGACCGCCGCGTCCTGCGCGGCGACACCGCGGAGGAGGAGATCCACGAGCTGCTGTGGGACGCGAGCGTGACCTCCGTTCTCAGCGTGGGTCCGCTCGACGCCGGTGCCGACGAGCGCGTCGACGGGGTCGTGCTGACGCACGGCGAGCGCTCGGTGCGCGTCGATCTCGCGCGGCCGCGCGTCGAGCTCGGTCGCAACCCGGGCTGCGACCTGCACGTCGCGAGCGCCGCGGTGTCGCGTCTGCACGCGATCGTCGAGTGGAACCGCGGCCGCGTGCACCTCACCGACGTCAGCACCAACGGGACGACCATCGAGCGCGCCGGCCTGCCGCCGCTTCGCGTGCACCGCGACAGCGCGCCGCTCGAGGGCGAGGGCACGCTCTGCCTCGGCAGCGCGAGCGCCGTGGGCGGCGCGTCGCGCGTGGCGTTCCGCTGCACGACGCGGGCGGCGTAGCCCGGCCGTTCGCCCGAGCGCGAACGCCCGCCCACGCGGCCACGCGCCGCGGACACGCCCGCGCTCAGCCGCCGCCGAGCGCCGGCACGAAGTGCACCTCGCTGTCCGCCTGCACTGCCTCGAGCAGCCCGCCGCTCACGACGTCGCCGTCGACCGACACCGCGAGCGACGGCACGAGCTCGCCGTTCTCCACGATGCGCTCCGCGAAGCCCGGATGGAGCGCGTCGATCGCCTCGACGAGCTCGCCGACCGTGCGGCCCGCGACCTCGATGCGGTCGCGCCCGCCGGTCAGCGGCCGCAGCTGCGCCGGGATGAAGACCAGCGCCACGCCTGCGTCAGCTCGCGGCCGCGATGCTCGGCGACTCCGGCGCCGTGCGCACGCCCGCCGCGCGCAGCGCCGCGAGAACGCGCGGCGGCGACATCGGCAGGCAGCGCATGCGGACGCCGGTCGCGTTCGCGATCGCGTTGGCGATTGCCGCGGGCGGCGGCACGATCGACACCTCGCCGACGCCGCGGATGCCGTAGGGGTGACGCGGGTTCGGCACCTCGACGATGATCGTCTCGATCATCGGCAGGTCGAGCGCGACCGGGATGCGGTAGTCGAGGAAGCCCGCGTTCAGGAGACGTCCCTGCTCGTCGTAGACGTACTCCTCGTTGAGCGCCCAGCCGATGCCCTGCGCGGTGCCGCCCTGCATCTGGCCCTCCACGTACGCCGGATGGATCGCGCGGCCGGCGTCCTGCACGACCGTGCAGCGCAGCACGTCGACCTTGCCGGTCTCGACGTCGACCTCGACGTCGACGATGGCCGCGGCGTAGGCCGCGCCGGTCGCCTTCTGGGCGTTGACCGTCGCGCGTCCGACCACCGGACCGCCGGTGCGCGCGAGCTGCTTCGCGATGTCGGCGACGCTGAGTGACGCGCTACCGTCGTTGCGCACCACCTGGCCGTCGACGAAGCGCACCTCGTCCGGCAAGATCTTCCAGATCGTCGCCGCGCGCTCGCAGAGCTGGCGCTTGACGTCCTGCGCCGCCTCGTAGACCGCGAGACCGGTCGCCATGGTGACGCGGCTGCCGCCGGTCACGTCGGTGTGGCCGATGGTGTCGGTGTCGGCGACCACGGGACGCACGCGCTCGACGGGCAGCCCGAGCTCCTCCGCAGTGATCATCGCGCACGAGGTGCGCGTGCCGCCGATGTCGGGCGAGCCGGTGACGAGACTCGCGGTGCCGTCGGCGTTGATGCCGATCGTCGCGCTCGATTGCAGCCCGGCGTTGAACCAGAAGCCGACCGCGACGCCGCGGCCGCGGCGCCGCGCGCTCGCGGGCGTCAGCGCGCTGCTCCAGTGCAGGTGACCGTCGCTCGCGGCGTCGCTCAGGCTCGACTGCCAGTGCGGCGAGCGTCGCGCGGCCTCGAGCACCTCGATGCAGCCGATGCGGCGGTGGCGCGGTCCGGCCGGCGTCGGCGTGCCCTCGCGCGCGGCGTTCTTGAGCCGCAGCTCGATGGGATCGATGCCGAGCCGCTCGGCGAGCTCGTCGATCACCGACTCCGCCGCGAACGCGGCGTTGCTCGCGCCTGGCGCGCGGTAGGCCGCGGTCTTCGGCCGGTTGACGACGACGTCGTAGCCCTCGATGCGCAGCGTCTCGATGTCGTACGGCGCGAGCAGACACATCGCGCCCGCCCACACCGGCGAGCCCGGGAACGCGCCCGCTTCGTAGAGCAGCGTCGCGTCGGCGCAGGTGATCTTGCCGTCGCGGGTTGCGCCCATCTTGACGCGGATGTGCGAGCCCGAGGTCGGGCCGGTCGCGCGCAGCACCTCGGCGCGGCTCATGACCAGCTTGACGGGGCGTCCGGCCTTGCGCGCGAGCAGGATCGCGATCGGTTCCAGGTAAATCGTCGTCTTGCCGCCGAAGCCGCCGCCGATCTCGGCCGGGATGACGCGGATCTGCGACAACGGCATGGCGAGGATCTGCGAGCAGAAGTGGCGCACGTCGAACGCGCCCTGCGTGCTGCACCAGACCGTCGCCTGGCCGTCCGGATTGACCTGGGCGACGGCGTTGTGCGGCTCGATGTAGCCCTGATGCACCATCGAGGTGTCGAACTCGCGCTCGATCACGACGTCGGCCGCGGCGAACGCGGCCGCGAGGTCGCCGCGCTCGAACAGCACCACGCTCGCGACGTTGGTCGGCTCGTCGCTCGGCGTCGGCAGGCCCTGCGTGCGCAGATCCTCGTGCAGGATCGGCGCGTCCTTCTTCATCGCCGCGCGGACGTCGAGCACGTGCGGCAGCACCTCGTAGCGCACGTCGATCAGCGACAGCGCCTGCTCGGCGACGTGCGGGCTCGTCGCCGCGACCGCGGCGACCGCGTGCCCGGTGTAGAGCACCTTGTCCTTGGCGAGGATGTTGTCCGACAGGTAGCGCGGGTTGACGGTGCTCTCGCCGGCTTGCTCGGTGGAGCTCGCGACGCGCGGCATGTCGGCGCCGGTGACGATCGCCTTGACGCCCGGCAGCGCGGCCGCGCGGCTCACGTCGATCGAGAGAATCCGCGCGTGCGCGTGCGGGCTGCGCAGCACCTTGCCGTGCAGCATGCCGGGCAGGTTGATGTCCGCGCCGTAGCGCGCGCGGCCGGTCACCTTGTCGATGCCGTCGTGGCGCAGCGGACGCGTGCCGACGACGCGAAACTTGCGCTCGACGTTCGCGCCGCTCGCCTCGCTGGACGTGCTCTTCCGTTCGTCGCTCGAGGACATCGCTCACTCCCGTTGCGCCGGCGCGGCGCTCTTCGTCTCGCGCATGGCGCGCGCCGCATCGAGCACCGCGCGCACGATCTTGTCGTAGCCGGTGCAGCGACAGAGGTTGCCCGACAGCTCGTAGCGCACCTCGCGCTCGCTCGGGTCGGGGTTGCGGTCGAGCAGCGCCTTCGCCGCGACCAGGAAGCCCGGCGTGCAGATCCCGCACTGCAGCGCCGCGTGCTCGAGGAACGCCTGCTGCAGCGGGTGCAGGCGATCGCCTTCCGCGAGACCCTCGACGGTCGTCACCTCGCGACCCTGGGTCTCGACCGCGAGCACGAGGCACGAGCACACGACGCGCCCGTCGAGCAGCACGCTGCACGCGCCGCAGTCGCCGGTCGCGCAGCCTTCCTTGGTGCCGGTGAGATCGAGCTCGTCACGCAGCACCTCGAGCAGCGTCTGGCGCGGCTCGCACAGGAAGTCGGTTTCCTCGCCGTTCAGGATCAGGCTGACGTGCGTTCGCTGGCTCATGCAGACACCTTCGCGGCGCGCGCGCGACGCGCGGCTTCCGCCACCACCCGGCGCAGGAGGACGCCGGTCACCTCGGTCCGGTACTCGGCCGGCGCGCGCATGTCGGAGATCGGCCGCGCATGGGCGCGCGCGGCGTCGGCGGCGCGCGCCAGCGCCGCGTCGTCGAGCGTCGTGCCGACGAGCGCCGCCGCGGCGTCGGTCGCGAGCACGGCGGTCGGCGCGACCGCACCGAGCCCGATGCGCGCCGCCGTGCAGCGTCCGTCCGCGCCGAGCGTGACCGAGGCGCCGACGCCGACCACCGCGATGTCCATCTCGTTGCGCGGGATGAAGCGCTGGTAGCAGTCGGCGCTGCGCGGCGCGGGCGCCGGCACGCGGATCTCGACCAGGAGCTCGCCCGGCTGCAGCGCCGTTCGTCCCGGCGCGAGCAGGAAGGACTCGCAGGGGATCTCGCGCGTCCCCGACGGCCCCTGCACGACGCACACCGCGCCGAGCGCGATCAGCGCGGGCGCCGTGTCGGCGGCGGGCGAGCCGTTGCACAGGTTGCCGGCGACGGTCGCGCGGCTCTGGATCTGCGTCGAGCCGATCAGCGCCGTCGCCTCGACCAGGCCGGGAAACGTCTCCTGCGCGCGCCGGTCCTCGGTGAGTCGCCAGCACGGCACGGCGGCGCCGACGTGCAGGTTGCCCGACGCGTCCCATTCGAGACGCGCGAGCTCGTCGATGCGCTTGACGTCGATCAGGTGCCGCGCGGGACAGGTCCCGGCGCGCAGCTGAACGAGCAGGTCGGTGCCGCCGGCGAGGACGCGCGCCTGCTCGCCGTCGGCGGCGAGCAGCGCCACCGCCTCGGGAACGGTCGTCGGCGCGGAGTAGCGGATCTCGTGCACGCGTTCGTTCTCCTTGCGGGAATCATCGATCTTAAGAGCCCGCTCGTGGTCGATGCAATCGTGACGCGGTAGACAGAGCGTGATGGACGATCTCGGCGCCTTCCTCGACGAGCTTCGCAGGCGGCTCGACGAGCCGACGCGCGACGGCAGCGGCGTCGCGATCGCGACCATCGTTCGCCATCGCGGCTCGACGCCGCGCAAGACCGGCGCGAAGATGCTGATCGATCCGTCCGGCGCGCAGCTCGGCACGGTCGGCGGCGGCTGCGGCGAGGCCGAGGTCGTGGCGCGGGCGCAGCGCGTGCTCGCGACGCGCGCGGCGCAGCGCATCGAGGTGAGCCTGCTCGAGGAGGACGGCTGGGAGAGCCCGTCGATCTGCGGTGGCGTGCTCGACGTCTTCATCGAGCGCGCCGAC
This window contains:
- a CDS encoding TonB-dependent receptor, which gives rise to MSGTDVTKRTRIACASLALALLLPLANARADERAEIEALKAQIAELERRDRERQRQLDEMLELLRRIAPELAQQQQQEKRAPAPGVDAKLAADADEDARSRSALDRAIAELEQDAGSPHAGSQGAVGAPRGVLPVTRAATTTTATSVTSQATPEQPTQAPLAASSPPPSTSAPGDGASGPHDHTAASSPPGTLFSRPLPGQATLRLLEPSIDLMVAAGWSTANDAEIRTLQGGAHDPDRRGFTFQQAELGFFGAVDPYFDAVTYILFTPDGVELEEAYGTTRRLPWGLQLRAGYYLTEFGRINPTHPHSWPWIDQPIINTRMFGGEGLRSPGARLSWLLPVPLFSELYVGVQNANEGELTTSFLAPEGIGGRPGIDTETRNLGDLLYLVRSATAWSFGDEVSALLGFSGLFGPNSTGGSARTFVYGADFTLKWRPTDNFRGWPFLLWQSEVMKRDYTAEPIPAGVVIPEDDHGHAHALHDHDDHDDAHVQEAIPGALLRDWGFYTQLLYGFRYPWSAGVRFEWASGSGQSVGGRANDPLRDDRFRFSPLLIYQPSEFARIRLQYNFDHATALPGEEASTVWLGLELLYGSHPAHEW
- a CDS encoding ZIP family metal transporter, with the protein product MEAFLLSGAAGTLTLGGGLLALRLQAYRAYIFAFCGGALIAAALFEILPEALELLGSVESGFDAGDLLLACGLGYFAFYVIDHIAHGGHVHHGAAHEDTHQAGLWGALGLGLHSFFDGFAIGQGFQAGHSLGWAIALGVTLHKLADGISVAGIMLGTQHSLRATRAMVYLVAAAPIAGFFAQSFVALGSAVLALLLGWFAGIFVYLGASSLLPAAHETSRSRLLMVATLAGAAFILAAQWLSH
- a CDS encoding FHA domain-containing protein, giving the protein MHKAARLVALAKAGQILTTRATLERLSPRWRQAARWFDRRVLRGDTAEEEIHELLWDASVTSVLSVGPLDAGADERVDGVVLTHGERSVRVDLARPRVELGRNPGCDLHVASAAVSRLHAIVEWNRGRVHLTDVSTNGTTIERAGLPPLRVHRDSAPLEGEGTLCLGSASAVGGASRVAFRCTTRAA
- a CDS encoding MoaD/ThiS family protein, translating into MALVFIPAQLRPLTGGRDRIEVAGRTVGELVEAIDALHPGFAERIVENGELVPSLAVSVDGDVVSGGLLEAVQADSEVHFVPALGGG
- a CDS encoding xanthine dehydrogenase family protein molybdopterin-binding subunit is translated as MSSSDERKSTSSEASGANVERKFRVVGTRPLRHDGIDKVTGRARYGADINLPGMLHGKVLRSPHAHARILSIDVSRAAALPGVKAIVTGADMPRVASSTEQAGESTVNPRYLSDNILAKDKVLYTGHAVAAVAATSPHVAEQALSLIDVRYEVLPHVLDVRAAMKKDAPILHEDLRTQGLPTPSDEPTNVASVVLFERGDLAAAFAAADVVIEREFDTSMVHQGYIEPHNAVAQVNPDGQATVWCSTQGAFDVRHFCSQILAMPLSQIRVIPAEIGGGFGGKTTIYLEPIAILLARKAGRPVKLVMSRAEVLRATGPTSGSHIRVKMGATRDGKITCADATLLYEAGAFPGSPVWAGAMCLLAPYDIETLRIEGYDVVVNRPKTAAYRAPGASNAAFAAESVIDELAERLGIDPIELRLKNAAREGTPTPAGPRHRRIGCIEVLEAARRSPHWQSSLSDAASDGHLHWSSALTPASARRRGRGVAVGFWFNAGLQSSATIGINADGTASLVTGSPDIGGTRTSCAMITAEELGLPVERVRPVVADTDTIGHTDVTGGSRVTMATGLAVYEAAQDVKRQLCERAATIWKILPDEVRFVDGQVVRNDGSASLSVADIAKQLARTGGPVVGRATVNAQKATGAAYAAAIVDVEVDVETGKVDVLRCTVVQDAGRAIHPAYVEGQMQGGTAQGIGWALNEEYVYDEQGRLLNAGFLDYRIPVALDLPMIETIIVEVPNPRHPYGIRGVGEVSIVPPPAAIANAIANATGVRMRCLPMSPPRVLAALRAAGVRTAPESPSIAAAS
- a CDS encoding (2Fe-2S)-binding protein encodes the protein MSQRTHVSLILNGEETDFLCEPRQTLLEVLRDELDLTGTKEGCATGDCGACSVLLDGRVVCSCLVLAVETQGREVTTVEGLAEGDRLHPLQQAFLEHAALQCGICTPGFLVAAKALLDRNPDPSEREVRYELSGNLCRCTGYDKIVRAVLDAARAMRETKSAAPAQRE
- a CDS encoding xanthine dehydrogenase family protein subunit M → MHEIRYSAPTTVPEAVALLAADGEQARVLAGGTDLLVQLRAGTCPARHLIDVKRIDELARLEWDASGNLHVGAAVPCWRLTEDRRAQETFPGLVEATALIGSTQIQSRATVAGNLCNGSPAADTAPALIALGAVCVVQGPSGTREIPCESFLLAPGRTALQPGELLVEIRVPAPAPRSADCYQRFIPRNEMDIAVVGVGASVTLGADGRCTAARIGLGAVAPTAVLATDAAAALVGTTLDDAALARAADAARAHARPISDMRAPAEYRTEVTGVLLRRVVAEAARRARAAKVSA